DNA from Geobacillus vulcani PSS1:
GCATGATTTCAACACGAAGCTGCGCAACGCGCGCAAGTTTCTCGAAAAAGGCGATAAAGTGAAGGCGACGATCCGTTTTAAAGGGCGGGCCATCACCCATAAAGAAATCGGGCAGCGCGTCCTTGACCGCTTCTCCGAAGCGTGCGCCGACATCGCCATCGTCGAAACGGCGCCGAAAATGGACGGGCGCAACATGTTTTTAGTGCTCGCACCGAAAAATGACAACAAGTAAGGAGGAACTTGGGATGCCTAAAATGAAAACTCACCGCGGCTCGGCGAAACGGTTCAAAAAAACGGCGAGCGGCAAATTAAAACGCGGCCATGCGTATACGAGCCATTTGTTTGCCAATAAAACGAAAAAACAAAAGCGTCATCTTCGCAAAGCGACGCTCGTCTCGCCTGGCGATTTCAAACGCATCCGCCAAATGCTCGACAACTTGAAATAATGACCGACTATAGGAGGGAACGATTATGCCACGCGTAAAAGGTGGACCAGTGACGCGCAGACGTCGCAAAAAAGTATTGAAGCTTGCCAAGGGCTATTTCGGCGCGAAACACGCGTTATATAGAGTCGCGAACCAACAAGTGATGAAATCGCTCTTGTATGCGTATCGCGACCGCCGTCAACGGAAACGCGACTTCCGCAAATTGTGGATCGCCCGCATCAACGCAGCGGCCCGCCAAAACGGCTTGTCCTACAGCCGTCTGATGCACGGATTGAAACTGGCCGGTGTGGAAGTGAACCGAAAAATGCTCGCCGACTTGGCGGTGAACGACCAAGCGGCGTTTGCCCAACTTGCTGACTTGGCAAAAGCAAATTTGAATAAGTAACAACGATGGCCATCCTGGATCGGGATGGCCGTTTTTCTTAACCAAAGGAAGGGATCGATATGGTACAATACGGAATAGTGATCAACGTCCTCGCGTTTTTGATGATGGGGCTCGACAAATTCAAGGCAAAACATCGCCGCTTCCGCATCGCCGAGCGGACGCTATGGCTGTTGTCGCTCGCTGGGGGCGCCACCGGCGCCGCCGTCGGGATGTATGCATTCCGCCATAAAACGCGCCATCGGACGTTTCGCTATGGTTTGCCGCTGTTGTCGATCGCGGAATGGCTTTTTTGTTGGAAATGGATATCGTAGAAGGGGGAAAAGAGAATGAACTGGCCTTCGCTTTACCGTCTGCAGCGCGCCTTGGATGAGCGGATTGAAACGGAACACGGCCTTGAGCATGAAGATCTGTTCGACCGAAAAATGCTTGCTTTTCTCGTCGAACTTGGCGAACTGGCCAACGAGACGCGCTGCTTCAAATTTTGGAGCGTGAAACCGCCGGCGCCGGCGGAGCAGGTGCTCGAGGAGTATGTGGATGGTTTGCATTTTCTTTTATCGCTCGGACTGGAATGTGGATTTTTCTACGAAAAGAGAGAGATCCCGTCGGTTGAGCGGCTGCCTGTTGAACAGTTTCTCGCCGTGTTCCGCCACACTGACCGATTTGGGGAGACGAAAGCGCCTGAAGATTATGATGCGCTGTTCACGGAATATTGGCGTCTCGGCGTGACGCTCGGCTTTTCGTCCGAGGCGGTTGCCGCCGCGTATCGACGGAAAAATGAAGTGAACCACCAACGGCAAAATGAACGGTATTAACTGATTTTTTCGAAGGACGAATGATTGAATATTGCCAACCGTTAGAAGTATAATAAAAAAGTGGACAAAAACGGAAAGGGGTGCCAAGATGTCCAAGTTGGACGAAACGTTGACGATGCTGAAAGCGCTGACCGATGCCAAAGGCGTGCCGGGCAACGAACGGGAAGCGCGCGAGGTGATGAAAACGTACATAGCTCCTTATGCCGATGAAGTGACAACTGACGGGCTCGGCAGCTTGATCGCTAAAAAAGAAGGGAAATCCGGTGGACCGAAAGTGATGATCGCCGGCCATTTGGACGAAGTCGGCTTCATGGTGACGCAAATCGATGACAAGGGGTTCATCCGCTTTCAGACGCTCGGCGGCTGGTGGAGCCAAGTGATGCTTGCCCAGCGCGTGACGATTGTGACGAAAAAAGGCGACATCACCGGTGTCATCGGTTCGAAGCCGCCGCACATTCTTCCGCCGGAAGCGCGCAAAAAGCCGGTCGACATCAAAGACATGTTCATCGACATCGGCGCGACGAGCCGCGAGGAAGCCATGGAATGGGGCGTCCGCCCGGGCGATATGATCGTGCCGTATTTTGAATTCACGGTGTTAAACAATGAAAAAATGCTGCTGGCCAAAGCGTGGGACAACCGGATCGGCTGTGCGGTCGCCATCGATGTGCTCAAGCAGCTGAAGGGCGTCGACCATCCGAACACGGTATACGGCGTTGGCACGGTGCAGGAAGAAGTCGGCTTGCGCGGCGCGCGCACAGCGGCCCAGTCCATCCAGCCAGACATTGCCTTTGCTGTTGATGTCGGCGTGGCTGGCGACACGCCGGGGGTGTCAGAAAAAGAAGCGATGGGCAAACTCGGCGCCGGCCCGCACATCGTCTTGTACGATGCGACGATGGTCTCGCACCGCGGCTTGCGTGAGTTTGTCATCGAGGTGGCCGAAGAGCTGAACATTCCGTATCATTTTGACGCCATGCCGGGCGGCGGCACGGACGCGGGGGCGATCCACTTGACCGGCAGCGGTGTTCCGTCGCTGACGATTGCCATCCCGACGCGCTACATTCATTCACACGCCGCCATTTTGCACCGTGATGACTACGAAAATACGGTCAAGCTGCTTGTCGAAGTGATCAAACGGCTTGATGCCGACAAAGTGAAGCAACTGACGTTTGACTAATGGAAACACCGGCCCAAGCGGCCGGTGTTTTTTGATATTGCGGCGGGGCAGACGGCAGGGCGCCGGTTGAAACACAGCCTCCCTTAGAAGGCTGGTGATTTCATGAGAAAAGCCATTTCAGACCGATTCTTCCCAAATGGAGAAGTCTTGTCAAATCGGCTCTTACTTTCCTGACAAACTCTATCGATTTGACAAACATCATCGTTTTTCACCGGCCTTTATAGATGCAACGAAGAAGTTTAACATATCCTTGGCGGAACAGCTGTTTTCGGCTTCTCCCGCAGACGACGCGAGAGCGGAGATCAAGCTTTCATGCTTACCGCTTTGGATGTATAGCGATGCGAGATCGAAGCATCGCCGTAGAACCAAATGGCCACAAGCGGCGGAAATGTGATGGTCAGCAGCAAAGCAACGAGCAAAACGGTAAAGGAGAACGGGCTCAGCTTTTTGCCCAGTTCACCTTTATGCTTTTTCTCAAATTGCTTGATGGCCTCATTTTTGGAAAGGGAAGCGGAATCCAGCAGCTTTTGGCTATCAGCGTCGTAATAGAAAATTTGTTTGGCATGAAAAACGAACACGCTGTCCCTGATCTCGCTCCCTTGAGCGAACACGACTTGCACGGTTTTTGTCGTTTTCGTGTCGTTTTCGGTTACTTCCGTTGATGTGGTCATGCTGTCGAGGATTTGGACAGAACCATCTTTGTAGTAAGTCAACGTGTCTTTAAACTGCTTGTTTACCGCTTCCGTCAGAGCGGATGAACCGGCGCCGGACACGCGGAGCGGGACGAAAAACAAAAGCACGAAGAGAAAGAGGGTTGTCCATTTTTTAGTTTTCAAAATAATCAATCCTTTCTATTTTTTGTTTATTTTATCATAATTTATTGTCATTATTCCAGCTATTTGTATAGTTGGTAAATAGAAAAAAGGAACCGATCCCCGTCATGATTAATGAAGGAACGGGGACTTGGATTTCCCAAACGTTCCGACCAGAAACAAAGCAGGCGGTTATTGTTTCACCGCCTGCTCGAGTGTCGTGAGCATCATGTCTTTTTGCTGCTCGGTGGCGTGCGTCCAAATGGCTTCAAACAGGACGCCGAGGCCGGGCAAATATTTTTCCTCGCCGCGTTGGATCGCGTCTTCAATCGTGTTTTCAAGCTGTTCTTTGGAATTGTTGGCGACATTGTGCATAATGGCTTTCCGCAAGTTCAAATCCATCTGTCTCACCTCGTTAGCCGTATGGTACATCTTTATCGTTTGCCGATGGCGGCGGATTTATGCATCGGCGGTCGAAGTCGTTGCGCTTGCCAGACTATGGTATAATGAAGGCAAAGATCTTGGAAACGAGGGAAGAGAGGATGGCGGCTCAAACAAGATATGGATTCGAGCGAGCGGTGTTTCGCCAGCTGATTCATCTGTTTCAGCGCGAGGCGTTTCGGAAAGGGTTGATTGAAGACGGAGAGACATGGCTTCGCATGCTGGAAGACCGCAACCGGACGCCCCATACGTATGATGAAGAAACTGCGATGGACATTTATGAACGCATTCACACCGACTATATCCCGCTGTTTGACCGCTTGCTTGCCAAAATGAAACAACGGCTTGACTCGGCGACATGAGCGGCTGGCGTGCGGAACGGAACGCGTCTGGCTTTGTGAAGGAACTTGGCTTTGGGCGTGAAAGATGACAACCGTACACAGTTTGCTATAATCAAAAGAAGAAACTTGACGCATGAGGTGACGACCCAAATGGAAAAAGCGACATTCGCCGGCGGCTGCTTTTGGTGCATGGTGACGCCGTTTGAAGAACTCGACGGCATTTACGGCATCGTCTCCGGCTATACGGGCGGGCATGTCGAAAACCCGACGTATGAGCAGGTGAAAACGGGGACGACCGGCCATTACGAGGCGGTGCAAATCACCTTTGACCCGGACGTGTTCCCATATGAGCGGCTTTTGGAGCTGTATTGGTGCCAAATCGATCCGACCGATGACGGCGGCCAGTTTCACGACCGCGGCCCGCAATACCGGACGGCGATTTTTTACCATAACGAAAGACAGCGCCAGCTCGCTGAGCAGTCGAAGCGGGCGTTGGAAGAAAGCGGGCGCTTCTCGAAGCCGATCGTGACGAAAATTTTGCCGGCCACGACGTTTTATCCGGCAGAAGAGTACCATCAAAACTATCATAAGAAAAATCCGGACCATTACAAGCAAGACCGGGCCGCTTCCGGCCGCGACGAATTTATCGCCAAACATTGGGGGACGAAGCGGTGAAGCGGATCGAATCGCCAAAAAACGCGCGCGTGAAGCAATGGAAAAAGTTGCTGACGAAAAAAGGGCGCGACGAAACCGGGTGGTTTTTGCTTGAAGGATTCCATCTCGTCGAAGAGGCAGTGAAAAGCCGAGCGCCGCTTGTCGAGCTGATTGTGGACGAGCGGGCCGCGATTCCGCCCGGCTGGGACGTCAGCGATGTGCCGGTAGTGATCGTAACGGAAGCGGTGATGAAGGCGATCAGCAGCACGGAAACGCCGCAAGGGATCATGGCTGTCTGCCGGCAAGACACAGCGGAGCTTGGCGATGTGAACACGGCGCTGCTCATTGACGCCGTGCAAGATCCCGGCAATCTCGGCACGATGATTCGCACGGCTGATGCGGCCGGCATCGATGCGGTCATTTTAGGGGAAGGATGCGCCGATTTGTACAACCCGAAAGTCGTCCGTGCGACGCAAGGATCGCTGTTTCACCTTCCGGTTGTCAAAGGCGATCTGGCACAGTGGATCGCGCGTTTCCAAAAGCAAGGCATTCCTGTATACGGCACCGCCTTGGAGAACGCCGCCGATTACCGCACCGTTCGTCCGTCGCCTTCGTTCGCCTTGCTTGTCGGCAACGAAGGAAGCGGCGTCCGGCGCGAGCTGCTCGAGATGACGACAGAAAACGTCCACATCCCGCTTTACGGCCAGGCGGAGTCGCTCAACGTCGCGGTGGCGGCCGGAATTTTGCTTTATTCTTTGCGGGCGGTGCGGTAAAATGGAATCGAACATCAATCGGACAAGGGAGCAGGAGACAGATGGATGACGAACTGCGGGCGCTGCTGAACGCGGTGCTTGAGCGCCTTGACGTTCGAGGGGCCTACATCGAACAAATGCGCATCGATATCGTCAAGCTGCAAGGAAGCGTGAAGCAGCTTGAAGACAAAGTCGATCGCCTGCAACGTGATGTGGACGCCATGAAAAAAGACATGGACGCCATGAAAAAAGACATGGATGCCATGAAAAAAGACATGGATGCCATGAAAAAAGGACATGGTAGGGGTTAAAAAAGATGTTGCCGCGCTCAAGGAAGGGCAAGTGCGGCAGGAAAAAATGATGGAGCGCCTTGCGATCCGCTCGATTGAACAGGAAGCGGAAATCGATGAGCTGCGCAAAGAAATCTCGGCCTGACCTTGCCTTTGCCCGCCCATTTGCGTATAATGAATAGCGACATTTCCCATACCGACAACAACGATGACGGAGAAAAGTAGCTTGCTGCTCGCCATCCAGGGAGAAAACGCCATAGACTGGGAGCGTTTTTATGGCTGACGCAAGTGAAGTTCACCTCCCGAGTTGACACCGGGACCATCCCAGCGTGGGATGTAAAGGTGGTCCGGCTTTCGACCGTTATCGCAATGAAGGGAACAGCACGCTTGTGCTGTTAACAAGGGTGGTACCGCGAGCAACAACTCGTCCCTTACTGGGGCGGGTTTTTTTATTTGAAACGAGGAGGGATAGGCGTGAAAGAACGGTTGCATGAACTAGAGCGAGAAGCGCTTGCCAAAATTGAACAAGCTGGCGATTTAAAAGCGCTCAATGAGGTGCGCGTCGCCTACTTAGGCAAAAAAGGGCCGATTACCGAAGTGCTGCGCGGCATGGGGGCGCTGCCGCCGGAGGAACGCCCGAAACTCGGCGCGCTGGCCAACGAAGTGAGAGAGGCGATTCAACAGGCGCTTGAGGCGAAACAAACGAAACTGGAAGAAGAAGAAATCGAACGAAAACTGGCGGCCGAAGCGATCGATGTGACGCTGCCGGGCCGGCCGGTGCGGCTCGGCAATGCGCATCCGCTGACGCGTGTGATCGAGGAAA
Protein-coding regions in this window:
- the rpmI gene encoding 50S ribosomal protein L35 — protein: MPKMKTHRGSAKRFKKTASGKLKRGHAYTSHLFANKTKKQKRHLRKATLVSPGDFKRIRQMLDNLK
- the rplT gene encoding 50S ribosomal protein L20; translated protein: MPRVKGGPVTRRRRKKVLKLAKGYFGAKHALYRVANQQVMKSLLYAYRDRRQRKRDFRKLWIARINAAARQNGLSYSRLMHGLKLAGVEVNRKMLADLAVNDQAAFAQLADLAKANLNK
- a CDS encoding DUF1294 domain-containing protein, whose translation is MVQYGIVINVLAFLMMGLDKFKAKHRRFRIAERTLWLLSLAGGATGAAVGMYAFRHKTRHRTFRYGLPLLSIAEWLFCWKWIS
- a CDS encoding dUTP diphosphatase, translating into MNWPSLYRLQRALDERIETEHGLEHEDLFDRKMLAFLVELGELANETRCFKFWSVKPPAPAEQVLEEYVDGLHFLLSLGLECGFFYEKREIPSVERLPVEQFLAVFRHTDRFGETKAPEDYDALFTEYWRLGVTLGFSSEAVAAAYRRKNEVNHQRQNERY
- a CDS encoding M42 family metallopeptidase; translated protein: MSKLDETLTMLKALTDAKGVPGNEREAREVMKTYIAPYADEVTTDGLGSLIAKKEGKSGGPKVMIAGHLDEVGFMVTQIDDKGFIRFQTLGGWWSQVMLAQRVTIVTKKGDITGVIGSKPPHILPPEARKKPVDIKDMFIDIGATSREEAMEWGVRPGDMIVPYFEFTVLNNEKMLLAKAWDNRIGCAVAIDVLKQLKGVDHPNTVYGVGTVQEEVGLRGARTAAQSIQPDIAFAVDVGVAGDTPGVSEKEAMGKLGAGPHIVLYDATMVSHRGLREFVIEVAEELNIPYHFDAMPGGGTDAGAIHLTGSGVPSLTIAIPTRYIHSHAAILHRDDYENTVKLLVEVIKRLDADKVKQLTFD
- the sspI gene encoding small acid-soluble spore protein SspI; its protein translation is MDLNLRKAIMHNVANNSKEQLENTIEDAIQRGEEKYLPGLGVLFEAIWTHATEQQKDMMLTTLEQAVKQ
- the msrA gene encoding peptide-methionine (S)-S-oxide reductase MsrA, translated to MEKATFAGGCFWCMVTPFEELDGIYGIVSGYTGGHVENPTYEQVKTGTTGHYEAVQITFDPDVFPYERLLELYWCQIDPTDDGGQFHDRGPQYRTAIFYHNERQRQLAEQSKRALEESGRFSKPIVTKILPATTFYPAEEYHQNYHKKNPDHYKQDRAASGRDEFIAKHWGTKR
- a CDS encoding TrmH family RNA methyltransferase, with the translated sequence MKRIESPKNARVKQWKKLLTKKGRDETGWFLLEGFHLVEEAVKSRAPLVELIVDERAAIPPGWDVSDVPVVIVTEAVMKAISSTETPQGIMAVCRQDTAELGDVNTALLIDAVQDPGNLGTMIRTADAAGIDAVILGEGCADLYNPKVVRATQGSLFHLPVVKGDLAQWIARFQKQGIPVYGTALENAADYRTVRPSPSFALLVGNEGSGVRRELLEMTTENVHIPLYGQAESLNVAVAAGILLYSLRAVR